The sequence below is a genomic window from Candidatus Hydrogenedentota bacterium.
AATCACAACCGGCGAATGCGTTGTCATCAAGACTTGACCGAACGGTTCCGAAGACTTGCCTTCGGTGACATCGCCGTCCTGTCTCAAGACTCGAAGCAGACGGCGGATTCGATGCGGTTCCAGCCCGAACTCGATCTCATCTAACAGTGCGATGCCGCCCTGCTTGACCAATTCGCGTTGGAGGGCTAAAGAGAGCAGTCTGCGCGTACCGAGGCCGGCACGCCTTACCGGGACATCTCCATCGTGAAGCGAGAAGCCACCTTGCCCTATCGTCACCGCCTGAACGTCCAACTGAGCGTGATAACCACGGGCAGGCACAACTCCGACACCCTTTACAATGTTCTGGGCACGGTTAGCTGCTTCATCAAGGGAGGCAAGGCTCGTACCTTCAAGCGCTTTCCGTGCGGTGCGGCTAACATCAGCCAGAATAGCTGACATGTCGCCCGTCTTTCCGGTAAAGCGCGAAAGCACTGTACCCTTTCCCCACGTCAAGTGCCAGTCAACATAGGAACCCAGTTGTGCCACTCCCAACCTTTCTCGGTTCTTTGCGCTGATGGGCTTTCCCTCCGGGTGTCGATCATTGACGACAGTCCATACTGGCTCAAGAGAAGTGTCAACACGCAACCGGATAGAGAGCACCAGTTCGTCGCCCTCCTGGGGTTCATCGTGGATTTTCTTCTGTGTGGCGTCCCATCCACGTGCTTCCAAGCCAAACTTGCCCTCAAGGAGCAGCTCATCTGGTACGCCGCCAAGAGTCGCCGTAATCTCAATGACCTTTGTCGAGTCTCCGTTGCTGAAGTCAGCATCGTCGAAACTCGGATTCCATCTTGGGCTGAGCACTAACTCGAGCGCTTCGAGGACGGTCGATTTCCCTGAATCGCCTGGCCCGATCAGGCACAGAAAGGAAGCATCTGGCATCCAGTCAAGTTCTTGGATGCCACGAAAACCGGAGATTCGCAAGTGTCGAACACGCATTACTTTTCTTCCCTCCGTGGCCATCGACGGGCTATTTGCTCACTCTGCTGGCAAACCCAATGAGATTGGCTGCAAGCCCGCCAATTTCACGTTCTCTGCTGCAAGGCAAGCATTCAGATATCCGGCAAACCATAGGTACTTCCCTCTTATGGGCACGTCACTTGACGACCCAAGATGCCGCGCGATGAATTCTCGAAGAGAACTGAGCCACTCTTCACGCGACTGATTGTTGAACACATTCCGTCGTATCGTCTTCCCATCGTCTGTGCGCGAAATCGTCTGACGAATGACGTAGTGGCGATCTAATCGTGGATGCAGGATGTCAAGGAATCTCAAACTATCGGAGTCCTCGCGGAGGAAGTCGGTAATCCAGAGATCTGAGTTGTGGGGATCTGGCGAGCAGAGCGGAGAGGCTGGCACCCTCTTGACGGGATCTTCCCGCTCGACCCGCTTAATGTGTTCGTAGAGTGCGTTGCTGACTATGATTCGCGGATGTTTCGCACGACAGCTTTCGAGGCGATAGGCTTCTACCAGTCCTGGCCCAAGGGTAATAGGTAGGTCCGACTTGCTGAACCTCTCGTACACTACTCTTTCCCCAACGGCGTCTGCCGATGCTTTGGTGCTATCACGGCCGGCATCGGCACTCCACATGTCATGCCAGTACATGTTGCCAATCGTCACGGCGCCGCGGAGACAGCAGTCCATCTCCAATAGGCAGTCATACAAGAAACGAACGGTCTCCAAGACAGAGGCTATCATTTGAGATTCGGTCGGCACGAAAAGCACAATACTGTCCGAGAAGGAACGCACCTGCATCCGCCATTGTTTGCTCTCGCCAGTTCCTAGATCTCGGACCCACTTCTCAGGAGGGGCGATATTTGCGGCCTCGTTGAGCATCAAAACCAGACGGCGAAGTACGTCGGGATTTCGCTCACTTTCTCTCACGATTTGCTCGAAGCCAAGAATGTCGAGAAAGGCAACGTAGCATTCGGTGTATTCCAGATGTTGCTCGATCATTGTTCTCGCTATCCTTGTATCGGGTCTGAAAAGTCGCGTATATTCGTTCGGCAGTGATCAAGCGCCGTGGCCCTCAATGCACGCACCGAATACTTAAACTACACAATCTCGATCTTTCGATGTTTTCGCAATCAGAACCCTCGTTGTCGTTACGTGCACGAAACGCGCAATGCCTTTTTAGCTCGGTGAACTCCAAACTCAGTCCTCCAGCGCCTTGAATACCGCGTCGGGTGCGTCTTTGTAGAACTCGATCTTGATCTTTGTCCATAGGTCGTCGGGGAGATCATTTAATTGCCGGCGTGCGGACACGGGCATCAATAACGTTTGTGCCTGTTTGTCGACGGCGAGTTCGGCTACTTGGACCGCGTTTGGAATCATCTCGATTGAGCCACCCAGATTGAGAGCACCGACAATGATTGTTCCGCCCCGGGTATTGCGTCCGAGCAGGCTTCCACAGAAAGCAACGAGAACCGGCAGTCCGAGGCCGACTCCCGATTTGTCGGCGTCCATCGGCCGCATTTGAATCGAGAACTCCTCTTCGCGCGGATTGCGATCGCCGACGAGTTCCTTTGCACGCCCGTACAGATTCTGCTCACCAACCTTTACGCTTTCGCGGAATGCCGGAGGAGTTGGTTGATTCAGAACCCTGACCCCGCCGCCAGGCCCACACGTTACTTCGATCCGATACAGGCCGGGTCCCGCCTCAGGCGCGCCGGGGCTCACCGCCCATACTTGGCCAGGCGGAAGCGGATCGGTCTCAATCGCCTCATCACTGTGCAGTTCTGGTGTCGATACGAACTGCTCAATTCCGTCCGCTCCCAACATGTAGCTGAAGTGGGTGTTACGAAATTCACTCTTGAAAACACGCTTCTGCTGCTCCTTCACGCGCCGACGGGACTCCAGGGCAAGTCGCACGATCCATTCGAGGTCCTCGTCGGATATCGGCAAGCTGGGATCTGGAAAGAGCAATTTGATCAGACCGCTAACGGTCTTGTTTACGGCCTCAATATCGCGTCCGCTGAGCGCGCCGCCCAGGTATACGCGACCCTGAAGAGCAGCAAGACGGTTTCCTGACCGCAATCGACTCCAGCACTCGCTCAGGAAATCGCTGACAAGACCAAAATGGTTGGTGAGGTGTTGGTCCGCGCTGACTTTCGGGAAATCCCAACCAGGTGAGAACGCATGGAGCCGATCCATGAATGCCGTATCGTCGCGCATCTCCTTGGGCATCGGGCTCAACAGATGACCAATCTTCTGCTGCTGCGCGACATCCACATCGAAGTTGCCAACCATGACAAGGCTGCCGTCCGCGCGAATATTGTCCTTGCCGCGACTGAACTGACCGGAGGCCATGTATCCCTTCATGATGTTCACGCCATCTTTCTGGTCGAAGGAAATACCGGCCACCTCATCAAAGCAGACAACGTCGTATTGGCAGACCAGTCCCCGCTGACCATTCGCCATGTTCACGAACATTTTCGCCACGGTTGCTTTACCGCCCGATATGAGATGAGCGTAAGGGGATATTTGCTGGAAGAGATGGCTCTTACCGGTTCCTCGTGGCCCCAGTTCCACAAAGTTGTAGTTCCGCTCCACGAACGGCACCATCCGCAGCAACGTTACTCTCTTCGCACGCTCATCAAAGGCCGCAGGCTCCAGACCGATCGACCGCAGAAGCAGGTCAATCCATTCTTGGGTCGTGAAGGCTTGCCGTCCCTTCGCGAAAACGTCCAAGGCGTCTGCCTTCGATAGCTGGATTGGTCGTAGTCCCCGGACTCCAAATGGCCTGCCGGAATTCTGCTGCGCGATGATCGCGTCGTAGTCGAGTTCCACCTCTGCGTAGAAACCGTCCGTGAGCATGCGCTCGTTCTCGCGCACCAGGTCGTCCGCGATTCGCACGTCTCTCAGCGCAAGGCTTGGCAACTCCGCGATGTAGCAATCGTTCTTGGCGTCGAGCCGCGCTTTGATAATGTCAATGATGCGGACAGAACCCTTCTCCTTTGCGCGGGCCTTGAATAGCTCTTCTTCACCCGTGCGAACTGTACGATCCTTGAGTTGTCTCTCGACGATTCCTATGCCTTCAAGAATCTCGCTTTCGTTGACAGTGGCGCAATAGCGCCCAAGGAGAAACTCCACAACATACGTCGGCACGGGATATTGCCGCGCGTACTTTCGTACCAGATCCTTGCGGACCAGGTACCCATCGAAGGCCGACGCAGCAAGTTTGTCCAGTTGATCAAGTTCCAGTGACATTTAGTTTTCTCCAACCTGAGTCGGCTTCTGATCCAAGATGTTTTCTGCACTGTCCAGCAGCACGACCACGGCTGCGGCGCCCTCGTGGCGATCATCCGCGACCGCGAGGCTCACTTCGCCGTTTTTGTCGACAACTTTCGCAGACACCACAATGCTTGTATCGCTCTTCCTGGGGTGAAGTCGCAGGTCCACTGTCACCCCGGATGCGTTGGTATCGACCGTGACCCGGCATCGCATGCCGCGCCAGGAAACCCCGGTAATTTTTGCGCGCGTAGCCTCCGTGCCTCGCTCAACGATCATGTCTGGCACGACGCATTCCTGTGGGCTGATTCCGCCGTGGGCATATTCGACGCTGGCAAAGAAGCTCCCGATTCCGGGCGGCGAAACAATCTGTACATGCGGGTTCCAATGCCATGGGAAAACCGGGAAGCCGTCCGGCGTCTTTCCTTGAGCAACCGCGCAACGCGCCCACTTCGTTTCCGTTAGATATTTGGGCAACTCCACCTTTGGAAGGCCTCCCGGCAGCAACAACCAGCCGTGGTCCGTCACAATGCGGACCTTTGACCATCCGCCCGAGAGCAGCGCCGATACCCGCTCAAGAATGCTGTCGATCTCTGCGGAAATCTGCTGCGCCAGTCCGGCCCCAAGTGCATGCCCACGCGAATCGAGCCGGCCGGTCTCTGTCCAACCACCTTGCTGCGAACCGGAGGGGATGATGATCTCTCCGTCGTCCATCACTTCGATTCCCTGCCGCGCCATTTCGTCTCGTAGCCGCTGTGCGCTCGACGGTTTATTGCCAACCCCAAGCGTGGGCGCGAACTCGCCATACTCGGCAGTCTCTTCACAGGCCATGTGCGCGGGTGAGGCAACAGGTTTTGCAGTGGCCGTTACCGATGGTACCGGCACCAACCTGTGCGACAGACGCACACGGTATCCGCGCACTTCGAGTTGCTCCTGAAGTCGTCCCGCCACGTCGAACCGTAGCCCGTCAGCAAAAACAATGCATGTCTCCGACTGGGGCAGTACGCCGAGCGCACCTTTCCGAAGTTCGTCCAGTTGCTTGCCGACGATGTTCTGAAAGTGCCGCGCCGACTCGTCCAGCCACGGTTTGTACACGGTATTGATCACACCATGGACGAGTGCTTTGTCTGCGCCGGAATTCGCCTGGGCCAATGCTTCCATAGCCGCGGCGTCACAACGCCATCCCTCGGCCGCATAGGCACTCGAGATCGCCTCAAGTGTCGTTCCACCCAACGGCTTTCGTGCGAGGCTTGCAAGTTTGGAGAGAGGATCCAGCAGCATCGCCAGCGAACTCTCGCCAATTTGCGCCCATACCCACTGTCGGCGCTGGCCATGGTCCTTTTCCAACGCAAGGATTCGACTGCACGCCTCCGTGTGTGGAAGAGCCGCGACGTTCGTAAGCGCTGTCCGAAGTGTTGATTCTTCGTCTGCATTGCGCGCAGGTTGCCGCGCGGGATCGCTCAGCAGATCCCGCGGCGTTGTATTCCGCAATACGTTCGCAATGCCGGTATACAGCTGCGGCGCTTCGCAAAACCGCTGCCACGCCTTCTCCCAATTCCCACGCCCTTCAAGCAACCGCTCGCCTGCCTGCATTGGACCCGACTGGTCGGGATCGAACAGGAATTCCCGGCCGCAAACGCTGCGAAACGCTTCCCAGCGTGCCCCGTCGCATCGCTTTCGAAATCCGGTATCGTCGCTCATCCACAAGAGCACGTCCCGGATAGAATCGCCCACAGCGAGGCGGTCAAAGTCCTCTGCTTCGAGCCGTCGTCCATACAACGCCCCTATCGGCTCATTCGCGAGCAACGGCAAGGCGCGCATCATCGCTTCTTTTGTTCGTTGATCCGTCGCCATGTCCAGGTCGAGCGTGTCGATGGACGTGAGAAAGGCTTCCACGGTCCAGTCCCGGCCGTTGCGCTGATGCCACACGGCCCCTCGGTATTGCAGTTCGATGAGCGGCTGCAACTGCCGGGGACAATCCCCGCCGGCCCGGAGTTGCTGTCGGCTTACGCCTGGCAGATACAGAATCGGGGTGGCGCCTTCCGGCGGCGCCAGATCGGGAAGTGTCCGATCGACGATGCATCGCAGCCAAATCACCGGCCCCGTGCGCTTCTCCGGATCGTATTCGCCGAAGACATAGAGCTGCGGCAGCGCCACCTGCAAGGCCTGGATAATCGGCCGCCATTGACCATCCGCGTCGGTCCACAACAGCGCCACAGGCTCCGCGACGCCTTCCGGAACGCGTAGCGCCGCTTCCACTGATGCCTTTATCGCTTCGACGAGCGTTTCTCGGCCGCTTACTGTCTTCGAACTCATTGATTTCTCCTGCGCTTCGGTTCCGGTCGAGGTTTTTTCGGCGGCACGTTCTCGCGTGCCATCTTCTCGATCGCCCCGGCTACCTTGGCGATGAGGTCGAGCGATACGGAGTCCGGTAACGGTCCACCTCTGAGGTGGCCGGACACATAAGCCGCGCTCGAACCTTCTAGGCCCAATCGAGTCGTAACGATGTAAGCGACGGATTCCGCCTCAATCTCTACTGTTTGTCGCGTGAGATTGGTTCGACAGGGCCACCACAAATCTCGGTCGGTCCCCAAGTGCCCCAGTAAAATGTGGGCCAGTTCATGACACAGGACGCCCAGACGGCTCGGCGCGTCGAGCCCGTCGTGCAACGCGATGCGCATCTTCCAATCTCCCGACCCATGGGCAGTGGTGGCAAAGCCAGCGTTGGATGATGACAACGTCTTGACGTCGACACGTATCCCATAACTGCCAGCATTCTTCGTCATGCGGCTGAGCCAGGAAGAATCGAACTCGCCCTCGAATTTCGCAAAGTCAGTCAAGTGCTTTGGCAATGGCGCGCCGTCCGTTTGATCGACGTCGTAGACGAGCAGGACCGGGTGCATCGGAGCCAAGATGAGCATCGGTCGCGCGTCTTCCTTCAGATATCGATCAAAACGCTCTCGCCAGTCCTTTTCGCGAGCGTAGAAACCACAACTTGGATTCTGTACCTTCACGAGCATGTTGTTGTAAGGCGCATACTCCCGGAAGCCGGCCATAAACGTAATCATTTCGGAGAAGGCCTCGGAACTTCGGTAGGCGTTACTGGCGTGAACCAGCGCATCTATCCCAGTGGCTGTTTCGCGGTCAGGCAAATTGCCTCCTCGAATCGCCTCCTCAACCTCGCCGCTTTCGATAAGCCCATAGACATATTCGCGCACCGCGCGCGAAAGGGACTTGTCGATTTCGATTTCCCTTAGTGCCGCCTCCAACTCCCAGCGAACGGACCACCCCAATTCCTTCTCAAGGCGTAGCAGCAACTCACTGGCCGTTGGTTGGACGTACCGCGAAACCAGATCGGTAATCCGTTCCCGAATTTCCTTTCTCATCTCGGGCGGCGCGAGCAGGCTCAGCTGTGCGGTATCGCTCGTACTCATACGCTACCCTTCCACTCGTCGCCGGCTAGTTTGACGGTCTCGGTGTAGGGGGCGTCGCTCTGACGCACGCCGTCGAATATCGTTCCTTGATTGACAATTAACTCCGTGCTCATCCGAATTCGATTTCCCCGGCAATCGCCATCGAAATGTTATGTATCGCTTTACTGAGCTTCGCCATCCCGGACTTCAGTTCATCGACATCTTTACAGCCCAACAATTGCTGCAAATGCGGGAAGTCGTATGGGGCGTGATCTTTGTCTACCGGATACCTGAAACGATCCGATTCCCGATCAGCACTGGCAAATCGATCGCACCAATCCTTCAAGAGAAGCAAGTCATCGTTCACATTCCCTACCTGTTTCCCTGCAACCTGTACTCCGTCCACAACCTTCGCGTTCTCCCAGACGGTTGTGGATTTCACGTCTGCAGAAAGCTCGGCCTCCAAAGTCGACCTAAGGTTTTCAAGAATGTGGCCCATCGGAGGCTTGACACGATTGGTCGCAGGTAGCTGCGCGTTCAATTGAAGTAGGCCCTTTATGCTTAATTCGAGGAAATGGCGGTAGCAGAATAGCGTTGGAAAGAGGAGGACCGTGCTCCGAGGCCGACTTCCGGCGAGCGCATCGCAGAGAATTTCCGCCGCACGACGATATCCGGAGGCTACTTTCTCCCATGGCTCCATTTCGTAAAAAAGCTCATCAAGGTCCTTTGGGATCCCATCCAGATCCCACAGTGACTTCTGAAACTCTCTTTCCTTCTCCCAAGATTTGTCCGAACGATCGACGCATCGCCATCCAGCTCTTACTAAGTCGGCCACGATAGCGTCGCAGGCTAAAGCGAGGCCTTGATTCCTATGGCACGCGACTCGGAAATCGAGCAATAAATCGTCGTAAACAGGCCTCAGATTCTCAGGCAAATCCGTATGAACTGACTTCTCATTCTGGCTTTGCTGCTCACTCATGACGATGTCCCTTGTGACTTCCGCTCGCGCGCGGCCCTCTTGAAGGCGTTGGTGTAGTGCAAATCGTTCCAGCGGTTGCCGTCGGGTTCCTTCATCCCTGGTTTACCGACAAAGTCTTGGGTCTTTTCGTCCCAGCCCCAGAACCAGGGGTAGTCGTCTTTCGGGCGTTCAGGTTCTTTGCCGCGGTCTTTGTCCCATTTGATTTTTGGGGTCGCGCGGAGGATGCAAGCGTTCTTCGCGCGGGCATTCAATGGGCGCGCGGTCATGAAGGGGCGGATATTCAGCCGGACGCCGTCGTTGATGTCCGGGTCCCAGCCGATGGGTTGTTCGTGCAACGGCTTCCAGCGGACGAAGAGGTCGTAGGGCGGCTCGCCTTCGAGGATCTTCTTGAGTTCATCCTGCAGATGCATCGCGGCGGCGAGGCGGGCGTCGGCCCCTTCCGCACCGGCATGCTGTTCCCGGCGCTGTTGCGTAATCCAGTCGCCAACGTAGGTGTAGATGAGTTTTTCCAGCGTACGGCGGCCCTCGCCGTTTGGTGCAGCGAGTTTGTGATAATTCACGAGTGCATTGAAGCCGTCTCGCATGCCGTCCGACATGTGCCAGATGAAGGGGCGTTGATGGAACAAGGTGCAGTGTTGGTCGAAGAACTTGTCCCGCATCCAATCGTCGAGGGTCTTGCCTTTGCAGTCAGCGGCGGCCAAGAGTTCGTTCAGGCGCGCAGCGGACCAGTGCTCTCCGTAGGCGGCCGCGAGAAGTTCGGTCAGCCGCTGCGCGGCGGGCGGCTCCTTGTGGATGGGACTCATACAAACGATTCCGTCTGTGTCCGCGAAGCGGTGCAACTCCGCGCAACGCGCCATCACCGTATGCGACTCGTCCGACAAACGCATTTCGGTGTCCAGTTCCGCCGGCCACCGGTAACCTAGTAATCGCGCCACCGCCACCTGAAACACGGTCGTGTCTGCGCGTGGCATCGATGCAATTTCCAGACGTTTAATCAACTCGTTCCAGATCACGCTGCCGCTGGGGTGACCGTGGAATACCCACTGCGTCGGATCGTCGGAGTAGGGTTCTGGAAGGCCGTAGGGGTACTGCGCGGTTACCACGCGCTGCCAATAATCGAGGTCGAAGGGAACTTTTCCGAAAGTGGCGTTGGTAACATTCACCTTTCTATCTATTGCTCGAACAGCAGCACCAAGCTCGCCTGAAGCGCAATAAGCCCAGAGCGCTGATACTTGCTTGGGGTCGTTGGGTACTAGCGTTGCTATATTTGAATCGTACTTGTTTCCAAAATACCGCGTCGGGAAGATAGCGTCCATTTGACTGACCGCAACGCCTTCCCTTCCCCACA
It includes:
- a CDS encoding AAA family ATPase, with the translated sequence MATEGRKVMRVRHLRISGFRGIQELDWMPDASFLCLIGPGDSGKSTVLEALELVLSPRWNPSFDDADFSNGDSTKVIEITATLGGVPDELLLEGKFGLEARGWDATQKKIHDEPQEGDELVLSIRLRVDTSLEPVWTVVNDRHPEGKPISAKNRERLGVAQLGSYVDWHLTWGKGTVLSRFTGKTGDMSAILADVSRTARKALEGTSLASLDEAANRAQNIVKGVGVVPARGYHAQLDVQAVTIGQGGFSLHDGDVPVRRAGLGTRRLLSLALQRELVKQGGIALLDEIEFGLEPHRIRRLLRVLRQDGDVTEGKSSEPFGQVLMTTHSPVVIQEIQASELRIVRQTGGKVEVIVVPQDLQDVVRREPEAFLGARVLVCEGKTEVGFCRALDTLWCRDGGRTPLASHGIVPVNGNGSQAPQTTLAFHRLGYEVVYWGDSDVQVSPTPDELVKHGVTTVVWADNLATEERIAQDLPWEGVVEMLQLAVGEHGEESILASVKNQLSGTDFSGQISADPNSWEDSPALRATIGKTAKSKGWFKRIGLGERLGDLIVEYLNRIPKTDLAQKLIDLRKWVHGS
- the brxL gene encoding BREX system Lon protease-like protein BrxL; the protein is MSLELDQLDKLAASAFDGYLVRKDLVRKYARQYPVPTYVVEFLLGRYCATVNESEILEGIGIVERQLKDRTVRTGEEELFKARAKEKGSVRIIDIIKARLDAKNDCYIAELPSLALRDVRIADDLVRENERMLTDGFYAEVELDYDAIIAQQNSGRPFGVRGLRPIQLSKADALDVFAKGRQAFTTQEWIDLLLRSIGLEPAAFDERAKRVTLLRMVPFVERNYNFVELGPRGTGKSHLFQQISPYAHLISGGKATVAKMFVNMANGQRGLVCQYDVVCFDEVAGISFDQKDGVNIMKGYMASGQFSRGKDNIRADGSLVMVGNFDVDVAQQQKIGHLLSPMPKEMRDDTAFMDRLHAFSPGWDFPKVSADQHLTNHFGLVSDFLSECWSRLRSGNRLAALQGRVYLGGALSGRDIEAVNKTVSGLIKLLFPDPSLPISDEDLEWIVRLALESRRRVKEQQKRVFKSEFRNTHFSYMLGADGIEQFVSTPELHSDEAIETDPLPPGQVWAVSPGAPEAGPGLYRIEVTCGPGGGVRVLNQPTPPAFRESVKVGEQNLYGRAKELVGDRNPREEEFSIQMRPMDADKSGVGLGLPVLVAFCGSLLGRNTRGGTIIVGALNLGGSIEMIPNAVQVAELAVDKQAQTLLMPVSARRQLNDLPDDLWTKIKIEFYKDAPDAVFKALED
- the pglZ gene encoding BREX-1 system phosphatase PglZ type B, whose amino-acid sequence is MSSKTVSGRETLVEAIKASVEAALRVPEGVAEPVALLWTDADGQWRPIIQALQVALPQLYVFGEYDPEKRTGPVIWLRCIVDRTLPDLAPPEGATPILYLPGVSRQQLRAGGDCPRQLQPLIELQYRGAVWHQRNGRDWTVEAFLTSIDTLDLDMATDQRTKEAMMRALPLLANEPIGALYGRRLEAEDFDRLAVGDSIRDVLLWMSDDTGFRKRCDGARWEAFRSVCGREFLFDPDQSGPMQAGERLLEGRGNWEKAWQRFCEAPQLYTGIANVLRNTTPRDLLSDPARQPARNADEESTLRTALTNVAALPHTEACSRILALEKDHGQRRQWVWAQIGESSLAMLLDPLSKLASLARKPLGGTTLEAISSAYAAEGWRCDAAAMEALAQANSGADKALVHGVINTVYKPWLDESARHFQNIVGKQLDELRKGALGVLPQSETCIVFADGLRFDVAGRLQEQLEVRGYRVRLSHRLVPVPSVTATAKPVASPAHMACEETAEYGEFAPTLGVGNKPSSAQRLRDEMARQGIEVMDDGEIIIPSGSQQGGWTETGRLDSRGHALGAGLAQQISAEIDSILERVSALLSGGWSKVRIVTDHGWLLLPGGLPKVELPKYLTETKWARCAVAQGKTPDGFPVFPWHWNPHVQIVSPPGIGSFFASVEYAHGGISPQECVVPDMIVERGTEATRAKITGVSWRGMRCRVTVDTNASGVTVDLRLHPRKSDTSIVVSAKVVDKNGEVSLAVADDRHEGAAAVVVLLDSAENILDQKPTQVGEN